The segment ATTTAGCGGTGAATAAAACGTTGCTGACCGGTAATTGCCCCACCTCCTACCACATTAAACTTAAAATATAGTTGGGAGCAATAACTATTAGGATTAAAATAACACAATCCCTACGGTTTTTAGACTTCAAGTAATTGCTGATTACAGAAAATGCGTGAAATGCATTGATTGGTCCTGCTAATAGCGGTACAATCATGGATAAAGTTCACAGATATTGAACTTTATTTTGTACAAGTGTAGCAAATCAGATGCAAAAGATTGCAAATCAGGTTTGGGAATGGGGCATGCATGAAATCCAAAAGAAAGCGAACAATAATCAGGAGTTGTAAATAAGTTTTCCTGCAAACATTTTATTAcggagaaaaaaaaggaagaaaagagaatatCCATACCTATTTAACCGCATAGTTCTTATAAAGGTCTTCTCTCCTTTCTGGATTTAAGGGTTTGGATGCAGTTATTAGGGGAGCAAGAATTTGGGGCTTTGCTGGTTCTATGTttgggaaaaaaaagaagagaaagatgaGTGAGACGTAGGCACCCATACATATGATGGAAGACCGTTTGTATCCCATACAAATCATATATGGTCGCCATTTTGGAGTAGCTCAATTCTATGTCACAATATGTTGGAAAAACTGGCAACTGATGGAACACAAACCCCTCTATGAGAGATGACAACAGAAACTACATATTTTTCCTCCTACAAGGATCATAAAAGGTGATGGTAATGTGATTCTTTGCACTTTCTGCCAATCCCTCAAATAGGATGACAAATGGACAGAAAATGGAGGTATTCATATGATGCTATCAACAGAGACAACTGAAGAACTTCCATGATCAATTTGAATGTCATTGATTCTGCTCGACAAAATAGAATAACTGGCATGTGGTACAGACATTGCACAAAGCACACAAAGCATTATTCAAACAACAATCAATAAACATGTAATTAAGGTTGATGATGAAggaaaaaatgacaagaaaaccaGACGAGAGAATGCTGATGAAACACAATCCATTTATTGCGGGTAATAAAACATTCGGTAATAATAGACAATATCCACAGTTCATTACAAGGATGCATCCCTTGTTAGTAGATACTATGGCTTTTAAAACCATAAAGAAGATGTTCCACATATGTATCTTAGAGTTTGCTTGAGTATGCTCTTAACGACGGTACCTCTCAAACTGAGACTCATGGCAATGTGGGTCGAGCCAATCTCGTGCAGAGCTCTTTGGCATGGGTGCACTGCTTACCTTGCTGCCCACAAGTTGTCTCAGGGTTTCCACCTTGTTTTCATGCCCCGTCCCAGAGAATTTATGATCTGCTTCCTTGAGCTTCTGCTTGAAACGCTGCTTACGGCCAGCTGCGTTCAGCTCTTGCTGCTTGGCTTGAGAAGGCGGAGCCCCGTGAGGTCCCAGGTAGATATTTTCAGCTTCCTTGATGGCCTGTTTGAAGGGAATACAACCAGAATATGAATGTTCAAATGAAGGAAAATGGAGATAGATTCTGTTGAGAACTGTCAAACACATAATAAAAGCTGCTTCAGCAAAGAAATATTTTAAAGACCGACCTTTGGAGGAGGTGGGCGATCTGTTACTCCTGGCACATCTGGTTTACCAATATCAGAGTCTCCAACATTCAAACTTGGGATCACAAACCCATCAGTATCTGTAAGATAAAACCTAATAAATTGATACTTCTGAAACTATTCGTAGGCACCAATTGTACATTTGGAGAGCCAGTTGATCCAGAAATTAATATATCATACTAAATAACGATCAATAATCCATCCAGTCCAACTTCAATAACAACTCCTATCCCATGATTGTTAAATACAAAAGGACTTGCTCATGAACTAAGTTGTAAACATAGGTGATTGTGAAGAGAAGcaaacaaagataaaaaaaactaATGCCAGCATATCAACCAGAATAAAAAATGACAAAATGACGCAGTCTACCAAGTTCCCACAACACATGAGACATTTACCAACCCCTACTAGGACACCAAACATGTGCCTATCCCCTTGAAAAATGGGTAGATTTGTTAACTGCTGTTAAGTCCAGAAGTTATATATCCTAATGGACCAAATTCACATCAACCATGCAGAGACAGCAATATATGATTCAACATAAAACAACCATTAGTTCCTTTATCAACATGATTTTTGAGCCCACAGGtgaatttctttctttctttctctctttctttctttctttctttactcTTATCATACATTACCAACAAAATCTCAAACTATGTTAACATGACAACTTAAGTAGCTATAATTTTCTATAGAGAAACATACGTGCATAGAAACAACCTAAGAGACAACATAAGGAGCTATAATTTTCTATAAAGAAACATATGTGCATAGAAACAACATAAGAGAATTTCAAATGCCAAAAAAGGAGGAAATGCTAAGGCAAAAGCTCCTACACATGTTAGCCAAATGTTCTCTTTTCTTTGTTGTCTTCATTTCTTTAATATATGAACAgatgtataaaaaaaataaaaaataaaaaacgacATATATCTCCCTTCAGTGTTTTTCTTAAATGGATGTAAAactgatatttttataaatatcaaaacAATTTTTTGGTTCTAGAGAAGCAAACACATGAAGCATATGAACACCTGGGTAAAACCATGTTGCGACAATGTGCTAATGTTGACAATGCATGCATATGGTTTGGATTTTTATTTGACATGAAAACTTTTCAGCTTTGGAATGTTGGTTTTACCCTGTTCGAGAAAACATCAGTCTGCCAAAATTGAAAACAAGCATCATACATCTCAACAGGAGTCGATAAAACAATTCTTTGATTATCTAAAAGCAGGGTTTTACACCTAGGCTACATGAAAGAGTGGGAGGTTAAGGTTTAAAGAGAAGGGTCTTCACTGTTCAAAATCTATATTGGCCATATCTCCCAAAAGACAGAGGAAGAACAAGCTTAAGAAGGGAAGGCAGAGGAAATGAAAAATGATTAAATTTCAGGGTAAAAATGACTAGATTTAAAACCTACTTTGAGATTTTCTATTGCAAGACTGGCCAGATCTGATGACAGATCTGAAGAAATTGAGCGAAATGGGGAAACAGAGATTTAGGCTTAGGTTACACTTGGGCTGcacttaaatttaatcaaatgacTAAGACTGAAAAGTGGATAGGATGATAGCTGGGTCAATGCTATCTTTCCAATCTGTCTCATATTTACCGCAAAATATTCAGGGATGAGGTTAACATATGAATAGACATGTCTGGAATAGACAAAATATTCAGGACTAGGCCTGATTTGTACCATAAAATATTCAGGAATGAGATTAACATATGAAATGACCTGTTTGGGACACTGGGTGACATTTGTATAGATGAGTCCAATATTCAAGGTAGTGAGTCCATCATGTTTACCAAGGATCAAGGTAGTGAACTTCAATGGTACTTACTAGAAACTCTTGCAAGTTGTCATGAATAATTTTGGAAAtgctgtgtgtgtgtgttagagagaaagagaaagagagcgaGCGAGCaagtgcgagagagagagagagagagaagggaatggGTCAAAGATAGGTCAAACATTACTCATGTCCACACTACCATGAAGTCTCAACATGCATTTGACCCCTTTTAGCAATCCCATGGGGTTCAGACCTTATCAGCAGGAAAAGAAAAACGAAGGAAAAATTGCATTCATCCCCCCATATCTTACCGAATCCCCAACCTGCTGATAGGCTTCACATCATCTCATACAtaaagaagataagaaaaatatAGCTAACTCCAACGCTTACATTTTGTCAAAGTCATTCAATAATCTCCTCatcatgtccaaagagttaaaCTGCTGTCTAAATAAGCAAGAATCAAATTGATGTTTTCCGGGCTTCAAAGAAAGAAACTATTTTAGTCTTAAAGCTAGAAAAACCTTTAGGGCAAGGCTGCATGGTCTTCTTGATCTGCATCACATGCTTCTAATCATTGATCATTCAGTCTCGAGAAGGCCAAAGAAGTGGAAGCTTCTAATTCTAATAGCTGGAACCTTGATTGCTTTTGAAATTGCATTCAGCTTTGTTGAACTAGCATATAACAAATTCCCTTAGAATGCATATGTACTTGCTCAATCCAACAGACAATGACAGTCTTCCAATAAATATATCTGCAACCTTTACATGACTGACGCTCCATCATCCTTCACATTCATTTCATCTCTAACTGAGAACTTGAGCAAGCCACATTTTGTGACTGTTTCTTTCATCTTCTCATCTGGCTATTAAAAATATTTCACCTTCAAATTATATTATAGCATTATCATATTATACATTATCATATTACATTATTATACTATAATTTTGCGACTGTTTCTTCCAGCTACCCAGCAAAACCTGAACATGATTTATCACATCTTTCATGTTCTTAATGAAAGTGACTTAAGCTCCGCTCAACTATTTCTTCTAAGAAAAAAAGGGTCCCCATACATGCATAGAGATAAGCCAGGTGATTTCATTTGTCGTACAAGGTTAGGCTCCATGTAACTCATAACAAAGAATAATTGGTCATGGAGGATATCTAACAGTATTTTTCATTTGATACTCTATTGCAAAAACATAATTCTCAGCATAAATATTAGCATAAACCGAGTATCCTAAATAAAGATGTGTCTCCATCATTCAGGATTAATCAAGGAACCCTCTCCAGTTACAGACTTCCGAAATAAGTCAGGCCTCCTTTGCTTTATTCCTGATGTACTACAGGCTGTTACCCTCGCCATGTGCCTAACGTATACATTTTGAATTATACCCAAACTAAAAAGGTTAAATGA is part of the Elaeis guineensis isolate ETL-2024a chromosome 15, EG11, whole genome shotgun sequence genome and harbors:
- the LOC105058133 gene encoding uncharacterized protein produces the protein MDPSVTQPAPEVEEDEWDTDGFVIPSLNVGDSDIGKPDVPGVTDRPPPPKAIKEAENIYLGPHGAPPSQAKQQELNAAGRKQRFKQKLKEADHKFSGTGHENKVETLRQLVGSKVSSAPMPKSSARDWLDPHCHESQFERYRR